The Microbacterium forte sequence GCGCCACGATGAGCTGGAACCTCGCTGGAAACAGAGCCGTGATCCCCGCTCGACTCACTTCGATCACACCCGACTCGAGCGGTTGTCGCATCGCGTCGAGCGCCACTCTCGAGAACTCCGCCGCTTCGTCGAGGAAGAGCACACCCCTGTGCGCCCGAGAGATCGCCCCGGGGCGCACAGACCTCGTTCCACCTCCGACGAGCGCCGCGACCGATGCACTGTGATGCGGCGACTCCAGCGGCGGCATCACGTCGAGAGCCTGCACCGACTCGCCCGTGAGCGAGCGGATCGACGCCACCTCGAGCGCTTCGTCTTCGGTAAGACTCGGAAGGATGCCAGGCAGCCGTCGTGCGAGCATGGTCTTCCCTGCCCCCGGCGGGCCGCTGAGCATCATGTGGTGTCCTCCCGCCGCGGCGACGATCAGCGCACGCACGGCGTTCTCCTGCCCCACGACGTCGGCGAGGTCCAACTCTTCGGGACGCTCGCGCGCTACCGCTGCGGCCGCGACCGGATCCGCCTCGAGCACGTCGACCTCTGCACCATGCCACACCGCCACCTGCGAGAGGCTCGCCGCAGGGCGCACCTCGATTCCCGGCACGAGCCTCGCCTCGGCCTCGTTGCCCCAGGGGACGATCACGGTGTCGAAACCCGCGCGTGCAGCAGCGAACACCGACGGCAGCACTCCGGGAACGGGCCGGAGCCGACCATCGAGCCCGAGCTCACCGAGATGCACCACGCGGGCGATGGACCGGCTCGACAGCGCTCCCCCGGCTGCCAGCGCAGCGACGGCGATGCTGAGGTCGAAGCCCGCTCCCTGCTTGGGGAGGCTCGCGGGCGAGAGGTTCACCGTCAGTCGACGACGCGGAAGATCGAGCGCGGTGTTCTTGCACGCGTTGTGGACCCGCTGAACAGCTTCGCCGAGTGATTTGTCGGGCAGCCCGATGATCTTGAAATCGGGCGTCTGATTCGAGATGTCCGCTTCGACTTCGACCATGTGTCCATCGACCCCGGTGAGCGCGACCGCCCAGGTGCGAGCCGTCTTCACGACACGTCCACGAGGTGTTCGAGGGTGCTGTGCGCGGGGTCAGCGCCGATGATCCCGATCGCCTCGATCCGGATCATGAGGCCGCCGGCCTGGTCGGGATGATCGGCGGCCCACGCATGGGCCAGTTGCCACAACCGGCGTACCTTGCGGGCGTCCACCGCTTCGAACGGGTGCCCGTGAGCGATGGTGCGTCTTGTCTTGACCTCTACGACTGCCAGATGGCGGCCGCGACAGGCGACGATGTCGATCTCGCCCTGCGCACATCGCCAGTTGCGGTCGAGCACCTCATATCCGATGCCTGTCAGGTATCGAACCGCCTGCTCTTCACCGTGTCTACCGAGCTCGTCTTTCGCTGCCATGGTGACAGCCTGTCGAGCGCCCGCGCCGATCAGCGCTCCGAATGAGCCGCAGCCCCAGTCCCTCGGGACAGCCCGTCAGAAACCTGAGCCGTGCAGAAGAGGTCACTCCCCGTCGAGCGACAGCTCTTGCGGCAGTTCGAACTCGCGGCGCTGCAGCTCTTCGACGTTGACGTCTTTGAACGTCAGCACCCGCACGGCCTTCACGAAGCGGTCGGCACGGTAGATGTCCCACACCCAGACGTCACTCATCGAGATCTCGAAGTAGAAGTCGTGCTCGGTATCACGGCGTACGACATTCACCTCATTGGCGAGGTAGAACCGCCGTTCGGTCTCGACCACATACTGGAACTGTGCGACGACGTCGCGATACTCGCGGAACAGCGCGAGCTCGAGCTCGCGGTCGTAGTCGTCGAAGGCTTCCTCATCCATGATCCCTCCATCCTAGAGTCGGCGACACTGCGATGCCGCACGCAGGCTCAGAACAGAGTCGGGACATCTGTGATGACCCAGGATGATCGGTGATGCGGGGAGAGCCCGAGGCTCCTGATCGCATCGCGATGCTCGAGGCTCGCATATCCCTTGTTCCTGTCCCACTGATACGCGGGGTGGCTCTCGTGGAGCTCGGCCATGTAGGTGTCTCTCGCCACCTTCGCGATCACCGATGCCGCTGAGACCGACGCGCAGTCACGGTCTCCTTTGACCACGGGCCGCACGCGCAGCGGAACCGGATGCACGGGCGAGACGTAGTCGTGATTGCCGTCGAGCAGCACGAGCGCTCCGTCGAGGACCACTCCCGAATCGACCACGCTCTGCACGGCGCGCGATGCCGCGAGCCCGAGCGCCCGCATGATGCCCACCGAGTCGACCTCGGCCGCACTCGCCCAGCCGACTCCCGATGCCTGCACCCATGCCGCGGCCCTCGCAGCGACGTCAGGTCGACGCCTCTCGGTGACGAGCTTCGAATCCCGGAGTCCTTCGGGCACGCGACGGCGCGCACCGGCCGCATCCATCACGGCAGCTCCGACCGCCACCGGCCCGGCAAGCGCGCCGCGTCCGACCTCGTCGAGGGAGATGATGAGATCGCACTCACTCAGCAGCCTGCGCTCGAGAGTGAGCTTCGGAGCGACGACGCTCATTCCGGATCCGGGACGCCGTTGAAGCTGTCGTGGTGGCCGTCGATCGTTCCCATGCGGTCGAAGGGCCATGTCGTGAAGAACGCCTTGCCGACGACGTTCTCGATCGGCACGAATCCGCCGCTGGGGAGATCCTGATGCGCCCGCGAGTCCCGCGAACGATCCCGGTTGTCTCCGAGCAGCCAGAGGGACCCCTCCGGCACGACCACGTCGAAGGGTTCGTTGGACGCAGCGGTGTCGCCGTCCGGGAGATTCAGGTAGCCGAGCTCGTCGATGGGCGCACCGTTGACCGTGATCTGCCCGAGCGCGTTGCAGCAGACGACGTGGTCGCCCGGCAATCCGATCACCCGTTTGACGAGGTGATCCTGAGAGTCCGTGGCAGAGATCCCGATGACGTTGAGCATCCAGTCGAACGCTTCGATGAGCGGAGGCTGAGCCGGAGTCTGCGGCTGCCCGTCGAGCCACCCGCCGGGATCCTTGAAGACGACGACATCGCCGCGTTCGTAGTCGTTCCACCGGGGTGTCAACTCATCGACGAGGATGCGATCTTTCACCATCAGGGTGCGTTCCATCGAGGCCGACGGAATGTAGAAGGAGCGGACGACGAAAGTCTTCACGACGAAGGAGACGAGCGCCGCGATCACGACGATCACGAGGACGTCTCGCAGGAAGACGAGGAACCCGCGACGCCGCTTCGTCGGTGGAGTGGACGCGGCGGCGGAGTCAGTCGTCATGAGGGTTCCTTCACAGTCTCGCACCGCACGGAGACGGCATCATCAAGGGTCGCACACCCCGGGGATAACACAGCACCCCGGGACATCGTGTCCCGGGGTGCTGTGGAGAACCTGCGCGTCAGTTGTCGCGCTTCTCCTTGATCTTCGCCTTCTTGCCCCGCAGCTGGCGGAGGTAGTAGAGCTTCGCGCGACGCACGTCACCGCGGGTGACGACCTCGATGTGGTCGATCACCGGGGAGTGCACCGGGAACGTACGCTCGACGCCCACCTGGAAGCTGATCTTGCGAACGGTGAAGGTCTCGCGCACTCCATCGCCCTGGCGGCCGATGACGACTCCCTTGAAGACCTGGATACGCGAGCGGGTGCCCTCGGTGATGTTCACGTGCACGTTGACCGTGTCACCGGGGTTGAAGACGGGAACGTCTGAACGCAGCGATGCTGCGTCGACGGCGTCGAGGATCTGCATGATCGTCTCTCTCTGCACTCGCCTCAGGTCGGTTGCATGATGTAAGTAGGAACAAGAAGAGGTGTGCTGAACGGAGCCGAAGCGTCCGTGGGCTCCCCTGAGGCAGAACCGGTCACGGCACAAACATTCATTCTGCCATGGATGCCGCACACGGCCAAAACGCCGTGCGCCGCGTCCTCAGTCCCGTGTGTCCTTCTCGCGGACCACGATGACTTCGTGTGCGCGGGTCTCTGGCACCGGCTCATCGACACCCGGCACGGATGACCACGCGATGGTCTCGCGGATCCGTGCTCCGCTCCCCTTCGCCTCGTTCCACAGCTGCCAGAGCTGCAGCCAGAACAGGCCGATGCCGACCACCACCGCTGCCGCGAGCAGCCAGCCGAAGGCGCCGTCGATGAAGCACCCGACCGCGATGGTCAGCCCATGCCAGATCGTGAAGCCGCCGACGTCCCACCAGGAGACCGCCCGCTCGACGCGCACCGACGGACGCGATCGGGTCAGGAGCGTGAGGAGCAGCTGACCGACGAAGACCGAGGGCACCGCGATGAACAGCACCCACAGGATCGCCCATCCGCCCTGGAAGACGCCCCACCCCACGAGCAGCCAGAGCGGCAGCAGGAACGCGGCCGGAATCAGCCACCGGAAGAACGCCTGACGCAACCACATGCCTCAAATCGTACGACGCGAGGCTCCACATCGTCACGGTGTTCGCTGTGAGCGCGCGGTCTCTGCGCGGACGCACGCGTCCGGGAGATCGGGGAGAATGGAGTGGACGAGAGGACAACCGATGATCGAACTGCGCACCCCTGCCGAGATCGACGAGATGCGCGCCGCCGGTCGCTTCGTGGCTGAGACCCTGGCAACCCTGCGCGACGAGACGAAGGTCGGCACGAATCTGCTGTCGATCGACCGTCGAGCGCACGACATGATCCGCAAGGCCGGAGCGGAGTCGTGCTACATCGACTACCACCCGTCCTTCGGTGCCAGCCCGTTCGGCAAGGTGATCTGCACGTCGATCAACGACGCGGTGCTCCATGGGCTCCCTCATGACTACACGCTTCGCGACGGTGACCTGGTATCGCTGGACTTCGCGGTGTCCGTGGACGGCTGGGTGGCGGACTCGGCCCTCTCGTTCGTCGTGGGCACCCCGCGAGAGGAAGACCTGCGCATCATCGACACGACGGAGCGCGCGCTCGATGCGGCGATCGGCGCAGCGGTCGTCGGCAACCGTATCGGCGACATCTCGGCGGCCATCGCGGCGGTGTCGCGCGGCGAGGGGTACTCGATCAACACCGACTTCGGCGGACACGGCGTGGGGCGCATCATGCACGGCGACCCGCACGTTCCCAACGACGGCCGGGCCGGGCGCGGGTTCCCGCTGCGCGAGGGCCTGGTGTTCGCTCTCGAACCGTGGCTGCTCGAGACGACAGACGAGCTCGTCACCGATCCCGACGGCTGGACCCTTCGGAGCGTCGACGGATCCCGGGGCGCCCATTCGGAGCACACCGTCGCAGTGACGGCGGATGGCCCCATCATCCTCACCGACAGGTCGTTCCTCGGCGTCCGCTGACTCCCGATGCTCCGCTCGTGTTCCTCACGCGCGGCGGTAGACGAACACATCCGTGACGATGGGCAGGTCGTACTCGTCGTGGTCGCGTGTCTCGGGATCTGAATCCAGCACCGCTTCGATGGCGGCGAACATCTCCGCGCGCGCTGCCTCATCGGCGACGAGGAAGGTGCTCACGGTCGACCAGCGACCGAGGTACGCGTCGCGTCGAATCCGCTCCGTCGAGTGGATCTGCTCGTGGCGCACGAAGTAGAAGCCGGGAAGCTCATGTGTCGAGGTGCTCGTGGTGACGTCTGCATCCCCCACCGCGGGGTGCGCGATCCGGTGCGCCGCGCGATCCCACGCGCACGTCGGATCGAAACGGTTCCAGATGAGTCCGAGGGTTCCCCCCGGTGTGAGCACTCGCGCGATCTCCGCACACGCGGCCTCCTCGTCGAACCAGTGGAAGGCCTGCGCGACCGTCACGACATCAGCGACCTCGGACTCCATCGGTATCCGCTCGGCGCTGCCGAGATGCGCCTCGACCCCGGGCAGCTTCGAGCGCAGGATCTCGAGCATCGGCTCCGACGGCTCGACTGCGACGACACGCTCCGCCCATCCCCCGAGCAGTTCTGTGAACTTCCCGGTGCCTGCACCCAGATCCAGCGCCGTGCGCACGCTGTGAGGCATCACCACGCCGGCTGCAGCAGGAGGGAAGCCTGGACGGTAACGGTCGTAGTCTGCACCGGTGAGGGTGAACGATTTCGCCAGCGCGTCGTCGACCATGCTGCGACGCTATCAGGCGCCCGCGATCTCACCCGTCCTGCGACAGTGCGACTGTGCCATCCTGAGTGCATGATTCCGGAGGATCGCCACGTGCCAGAGCATCTGTTCCTGGCTCGGCACGGGCAGACCCGATGGAATCTCGAGCATCGGCTGCAGGGGCAGCTCGACTCGCCCCTGACCGAGGACGGCATCCGACAGGCGCAGAGCGTTGCGGAGCGGGTCGCCGATCGCGGCATCACGACCGTGTGCTTCAGCCCGCTGGGCCGCGCACGACACACGGCAGCGATCATCGCTGATCGGATCGGCGCAGACCTCATCGAAGTGCCGGAGCTCGCCGACCTCGACCACGGCGAGATGGCCGGCCTGACCTGGGACGAGATCGATCAGCGATTCCCCAGGGCGCGCGAAGACCGCGCGGCGAACCGATACGGCTGGGCGTTTCCCGGGGGCGAGAGCTATGCCCAGGCGAGAGGACGCGCGCGCCGGGCGCTGACATCCTGCGGATGGGCTTCGAGGGGCGTTCCTCTGCTCGTCAGTCACGAGATGCTCGGCCGGCTGCTGCGAGCACACCTCCGAGGCTTGGACGCGCATTCCGCGTTGTCGCTGAGGCACCCGCAGGACGTGGTGTTCGAGATCGACCGCGGAACCGAGCGGATGCTCTAGTTCTCGTCGTCCGGCAGCAGATCCGGCCGACGGCGACGCGTCCGCTCGATCTGCTGATCGCGACGCCAGGAGGCGATCACGGCGTGGTTGCCGCTCAACAGCACCTCGGGTACGGCCCGTTCCCGCCACACCGAGGGCTTCGTGTAAGACGGGTACTCCAGGAGTCCGTCTTCGTGCGATTCCTCGACGAGGCTCTCCGGGTTGCCCACGACACCGGGGATCAGACGTCCGATCGCCTCGATCATCGCCATGGTCGCGACTTCTCCTCCGTTGAGGACGTAGTCGCCGAGACTGACGAGTCGCACCTCGCCGAGCGACGCCGCATACTCGAACACCCGCTCGTCGATGCCCTCGTACCGGCCGCATCCGAAGATGAGGTGATCGCGGGTGCTGAGGTCACGAGCCGTGGCCTGGGTGAAGACCTCGCCCGCGGGAGAAGGGAAGATGATGGTCGGCCGACGGCCCTCATCGGAAGGAGCCGACGACGCCAGCTCATCGAGCGCGAGCCCCCAGGGCTCCGGCTTCATGACCATCCCCGCTCCACCCCCGTACGGGGTGTCGTCCACGGTGCGGTGGCGGTCGGAGGTCCAGTCCCGAAGGTCCCGGACGCGCAGGTCGAGGATGCCGGCGCTCTGCGCCTTCCCGAGCAGGGAGAGCGTCAGGCCGTCGAAGTACGACGGGAAGATGGAGAGGACGTCGATGCGCACGGGCAGACCGTACCCGTGGTCACTCGGTGGCGTCGGAGTCCGAGGACTCCCCCGCCTCCGTCGCCTCGGAAGCGTCGGGAAGCTCTTCGAAGAGTCCAGCGGGCGGCGTCACGATGACGCGTCCTGCTCTCACGTCGACCGTCGGAACGATCGCCTCGACGAAAGGCACCATGATGTCCTGGTCGCCTGACCTGACGATGAGCAGGTCCTGCGCCGGGAAGTGCTCGACCCGAGCGACTCTGCCCACCACGACACCATCACGGACGACATCGAGCCCAGTGAGCTGGTGGTCGAACCACGCGTTGTCCTCGACCTCGTCGTTGTCCTGATCGATCCAGAGGATCGCTCGGACGAGGGTCTCTGCACCCTCACGATCGTCGACGTCCTTGAAGAACACGACGGGGTTGCCGTTCATCACCCGGTACTCGCGAACGACGACCGTCTTGCCGTGCCACGGAGATGCTTCAGGCACCTGCAACGTGAACTCGGCCCCTGGAGTGAAACGACGCTCGGGATTGTCGGTGTAGAGCTCCAGCTTCAGAGCGCCCTTGAGACCGTGGGCCTTGACGAGGCGCCCGACCCGCAGCTGATTCTTGCCCTGGTTGCGGTCTGTCGACACCACGTCAGTCATCCGCGACATCGACACGCACACGACGCCCGTCTGCAAGAGCGGAGATGAGCGTGCGCAGTGCTTTCGCGGTGCGGCCGCCGCGCCCGATCACGCGTCCACGGTCGTCGGGGTGCACGCGCACCTCGAGGAGATCGCCTCTCGGCGAGGTGGAAGCGTTGATGCGGACATCCTCGGGGTGATCGACGATCCCCTTGACGATGTGTTCGAGCGCGGCGGCGAGCACGACGAATTACTCGGCGTCGGCGGCGGGAGCCTCAGCGGCCTCCGCGTCGGCCTTGGCCGGAGCCTCGGCCTTCTTCTCGACCTTGGGCTTCACGACGGACTTCTTGGACGCGTCGATCTCGAACGGAACCTTGGGCTCCTTGACCTTGAGGGTGGACTTCGCGTCCTTGTCGCCCTTGAACTTGCCCCAGTCGCCCGTGATCTTGAGCAGCGCTGCGACCTGCTCGGTCGGCTGAGCACCGACGGACAGCCAGTACTGCGCACGGTCGGAGTCGATCTCGATGAACGAGGGCTCCTCGGTGGGGTGGTACTTGCCGATCTCCTCGATCACGCGACCATCGCGCTTGGTCTTCGAGTCGGCGACGACGATGCGGTAGTACGGCGCACGGATCTTGCCCAGGCGCTTGAGACGAATCTTGACAGCCACGATTCTCCTGAATTGTGTGGAAGGTAACGAACCGATCGCCTGGAGAGTGGGGTGCACACCCGGCGGAAGCTCAAATAGGGAGGACAAGTGCTGGATAGAGGGTCGAGCACGTCGTCCGACCTTCTATTCTGCCAGATCCGCGGCCAAGGAGCGAAACGGGACGACACGGCGGTTGCCGTGTCGTCTGCACCGCATGTCAGACTGTGCTCGTGAAGCTCGATTTCGCGTCATCGGCCCGGTCCACAGTAGGCCTCGAATGGGAGATCATGCTCGCCGACCCGGTGAGCGGTGATCTCGTAGGCCGCGCCCCTGAGCTGCTGTCGGCACTCGAGCACGAAAGCGCCGACGAACGCCATACGGTGACGGGTGAGCTGCTCACCAACACCATCGAGGTCACCAGCGGCATCGGCGATTCGGTGGCGCACGCGGTCGACGACATCGCCAACGCGATCTCTGCCGTGCGCTCGGCCACGGATCCCGCCGGCATCGAACTGCTCTCCGCAGGCAGCCACCCGTTCGCACAGTGGTACCAGCAGGAAGTGACCGACAAGACCCGCTACCACACCTTGATCGAGCGGACCCAATGGTGGGGCCGCAACATGATGATCTGGGGGATCCACGTCCACATCGGCGTCGAGGATCAGCGCAAGGTCATCCCCATCATCAACGCCCTCGCGGCATACCTCCCGCATCTGCAGGCGCTTGCCGCGTCGAGTCCGTTCTGGGCCGGTGAGCGCACCGGGTACGCGTCCAACCGCGCCCTGGTCTTCCAGCAGCTGCCCACGGCCGGACTCCCCTGGCCACTCGACGACTGGTCCGACTATGAGGCCTATCTCGACGACATGGTGCGCACCGGTGTGATGGCCGATGCGACCGAGGTGCGCTGGGATATCCGCCCCGCTCCGCGGTGGGGGACGATCGAGGTGCGGGCCTGCGACGGCCTCTCGACCCTGCCCGAGCTGGCAGCGGTGGCCGCCCTCGTCCAGGTCCTGGTGGAGCATCTCTCCCGGCAGTTCGACGAGGGTCGCACTCTCGCACAGATGCCGGCCTGGTACCACCGCGAGAACAAATGGCGCGCGGCACGCTACGGCCTCGACGCCAGGGTGATCGTGGATTCGGCGGGCACCCAGCGGCCGGTGCGGGAGCATCTGTCCGAGGTCCTCGACGAGCTCGCGCCGGTCGCGGTCGAACTCGGCTGCGGGCGAGAGTTCGGCAGCATCGAGACGATACTCACGAACGGCGCGAGCTACGAACGGCAGTTGACGATCGCGAACGCGACGGGCGGCGACCTCGGTGCGGTCGTGCAGCACCTGATCCGGGAGTTCCGTTCCGGCCCCGAATCGTCGACCGACGAGCCGTAGAGGTCAGTCCTCCACGAGTCGGCGCGCGAGCCCCTCGTCGAGGACCACATCCGTGATGAGCTCGGCGGCGATCGCTGCGCGGAGGCTCGCGAGCTTCGGAACTCCCGAGACCACGCACACGCGCCTGGGCACCCTTCGCAGTCTGTCGAGGCCCGGACCGGTGGCGCGGGCGTTCACACGGATGTCCCTCCACGAGCCGTCTGCGCGGAAGAAGACCGTCGCCACGTCGCCGATCGCATGGTCTTCGCGGAGGCTCCGGTAGTCGTCGCGTCCGAGATACCCTCCGACGTACACACGGCTGGGCACCTCCGCGGCGGGAGAGCCGAGACTGAACACGGCGATGTCCATCTTCGACTGCAGATCGAGCACTCTCCGGGTGCTGCGCTCGCGCCACATCGCCTCGCGCGTCGACGGATCGTCGAAGAACGCCGGCACGGGGAACTGCTGCACTTGCGCGCCGAACGCGCTGCCGAAGCGCTGCAGGATGTCGCTCGAGTACTCGACGCCGCTCGTCTGCGTGTTGCCCGCGCCGTTCAACTGCACGAACGTCGTGTTGTGCGTCTCCTTCTGCGTGAGACCGCGGCTCACAGCGCTGATCGTCGATCCCCACGCGACGCCCACGATCATGTTGGAGTCGACGAACTGCGAGAGCAGCCGCCCCGCTGTCAGGGCCACACGCTCGAGCCGCTCCACCTCGCTGACGATCTCGGGGATGGGTACGACGTGCGCGACGAGGCGGTACCTGTCTCTGATGCGCTGCTCGAGCATCCCCAATCGCTCCAGAGGAGAGTTGATCCGGATGTCGACGAGCCCGCTCTCGCGAGCGAAGCTGAGCAGACGGGACACGGATGATCGCGAGGTCTTCAGCTCCTGCGCGATCACCTCCATCGTCTTGTCCTGCATGTAGTAGAGCTGCGCTGCGGTGAGCGCGGCGATCAGCTTGGAGTCGCGGGATCCCGCGTCAGGCTGGGTCATGAGGGCCTCCTCGCCTCGATCTTTGCACATATGTGCAGCGGGCTTGCGCGCGCTGGCCACATGGGTCGAAGCTGGGGGCACGCACAGAGAAGGGTCGAAGATGATCGAGTCGACACACTCATCACCGGAACGCGCCGAAGTCCGCGCCGTCCGTGAGTCCGGACGCACGAGCGTCCTTGTCATCGGAGCCGGGATCAACGGGATCTCGACGTTCCGAGACCTCGCACTTCAGGGCGTCGACGTCCTGCTGGTCGAACGAGGAGACTTCGCTTCCGGCGCCTCCGCGGCATCGAGCCATATGATCCACGGCGGCATCCGCTACCTCGAGAACGGCGAGTTCCGACTCGTCCGTGAATCCGTCGAGGAGCGAAACGGCCTGCTCAAGATCGCGCCGCACTATGTGAAGCCGCTCGAGACCACGATCCCCATCTACTCGACCTTCTCGGGCATCCTGTCCGCCCCCCTGCGTTTTCTCACGCACAAGAGCGGCAAGCCCCAGGAGCGGGGAGCGTTCCTCATCAAGGTCGGGCTCACGATCTACGACACGTTCTCGCGCGATGGGGGCATGGTCCCTCGTCACCGCTTCCTCGGTCGCAAGCGCTCGCTCGCCGAACTCCCCTCGCTCGACCCGAACATCAAGTACACGGCCACCTACTATGACGCCTCCATGCACGATCCCGAGCGTCTGGCGCTCGACGTGCTGCAGGACGGGCGCGCGGCTCATCCGGGCGCCGTCGCTCTGAACTACGTCGAGGCGATCGCCCGCGACGGCAAGAAGATCGTCCTCCGCGATCGTGAGAGCGGCACGGAGTTCTCGGTCGCCGCAGGTGTCGTCGTGAACGCATCAGGGCCTTGGACAGACCTCACCAACGACGCGCTCGGCAACGACACGCGCTTCATGGGCGGGACCAAGGGGTCTCACATCGTTCTTGATCACCCAGAGCTTCTCGAGGCGACGCGTGGCCGCGAGATCTTCTTCGAGCACTCTGACGGCCGCATCGTGCTGATCTACCCCCTCAAGGGGCGCGTGCTCGTCGGGACGACGGACATCGACGCGGATCCGCGCGAGGCAGCCGTGTGCACGGAGGAGGAGATCGACTACTTCTTCGACCTGATCCACCACGTGTTCCCGACGATCGACGTGACGCGCGAGCAGATCGTCTTCAACTTCTCCGGCATCCGCCCGCTTCCTCGCCACGAGGACACGGCCCCTGGATTCGTGTCCCGCGACTACCGCATCGAGGTCGACGACAAGGGCGCGGCTCCTCTGGTGAGCCTCGTCGGCGGAAAGTGGACGACGTTCCGCGCACTCGGCGAGTCGCTGTCCGACGTGGTGCTCGATCTGATCGGCCGCACTCGCACGGTGTCGACCGCCGGCCGGGCCATCGGCGGAGGCCGCGACTTCCCGCGCACCGAGAAGGCTCGTCGAATCTGGATCCAGGAGAACCTCCCGGGTGCCGGCGACCGCGCCGAGCGCCTTCTCGCCCGCTACGGAACACGTGCGGCTCAGGTCTGGGAGTTCATCGAGCAGGGTGATGACGCTCCCCTCGCCGGCGACGACCTCTCCACCCGGGAACTCGCCTGGATGGTGGAGAACGAGATGGTCGCGCGTCT is a genomic window containing:
- a CDS encoding YifB family Mg chelatase-like AAA ATPase: MKTARTWAVALTGVDGHMVEVEADISNQTPDFKIIGLPDKSLGEAVQRVHNACKNTALDLPRRRLTVNLSPASLPKQGAGFDLSIAVAALAAGGALSSRSIARVVHLGELGLDGRLRPVPGVLPSVFAAARAGFDTVIVPWGNEAEARLVPGIEVRPAASLSQVAVWHGAEVDVLEADPVAAAAVARERPEELDLADVVGQENAVRALIVAAAGGHHMMLSGPPGAGKTMLARRLPGILPSLTEDEALEVASIRSLTGESVQALDVMPPLESPHHSASVAALVGGGTRSVRPGAISRAHRGVLFLDEAAEFSRVALDAMRQPLESGVIEVSRAGITALFPARFQLIVALNPCPCGNYGVRGAECVCPSLAIRRYSTRLSGPLRDRIDVELHVSRVSASQAMVGDRTGMTSEIARALVIEARERACARWRGTPWLRNSEVPGARLRQLDLRIPADARAPLDRALERGTLTLRGYDRVLRLAWTMADLAGLDRPGRDEVGQALFLKRGYAS
- a CDS encoding YraN family protein, which codes for MAAKDELGRHGEEQAVRYLTGIGYEVLDRNWRCAQGEIDIVACRGRHLAVVEVKTRRTIAHGHPFEAVDARKVRRLWQLAHAWAADHPDQAGGLMIRIEAIGIIGADPAHSTLEHLVDVS
- a CDS encoding DUF2469 family protein is translated as MDEEAFDDYDRELELALFREYRDVVAQFQYVVETERRFYLANEVNVVRRDTEHDFYFEISMSDVWVWDIYRADRFVKAVRVLTFKDVNVEELQRREFELPQELSLDGE
- a CDS encoding ribonuclease HII encodes the protein MSVVAPKLTLERRLLSECDLIISLDEVGRGALAGPVAVGAAVMDAAGARRRVPEGLRDSKLVTERRRPDVAARAAAWVQASGVGWASAAEVDSVGIMRALGLAASRAVQSVVDSGVVLDGALVLLDGNHDYVSPVHPVPLRVRPVVKGDRDCASVSAASVIAKVARDTYMAELHESHPAYQWDRNKGYASLEHRDAIRSLGLSPHHRSSWVITDVPTLF
- the lepB gene encoding signal peptidase I; this translates as MTTDSAAASTPPTKRRRGFLVFLRDVLVIVVIAALVSFVVKTFVVRSFYIPSASMERTLMVKDRILVDELTPRWNDYERGDVVVFKDPGGWLDGQPQTPAQPPLIEAFDWMLNVIGISATDSQDHLVKRVIGLPGDHVVCCNALGQITVNGAPIDELGYLNLPDGDTAASNEPFDVVVPEGSLWLLGDNRDRSRDSRAHQDLPSGGFVPIENVVGKAFFTTWPFDRMGTIDGHHDSFNGVPDPE
- the rplS gene encoding 50S ribosomal protein L19; this translates as MQILDAVDAASLRSDVPVFNPGDTVNVHVNITEGTRSRIQVFKGVVIGRQGDGVRETFTVRKISFQVGVERTFPVHSPVIDHIEVVTRGDVRRAKLYYLRQLRGKKAKIKEKRDN
- a CDS encoding MFS transporter permease, with the translated sequence MWLRQAFFRWLIPAAFLLPLWLLVGWGVFQGGWAILWVLFIAVPSVFVGQLLLTLLTRSRPSVRVERAVSWWDVGGFTIWHGLTIAVGCFIDGAFGWLLAAAVVVGIGLFWLQLWQLWNEAKGSGARIRETIAWSSVPGVDEPVPETRAHEVIVVREKDTRD
- the map gene encoding type I methionyl aminopeptidase, with amino-acid sequence MIELRTPAEIDEMRAAGRFVAETLATLRDETKVGTNLLSIDRRAHDMIRKAGAESCYIDYHPSFGASPFGKVICTSINDAVLHGLPHDYTLRDGDLVSLDFAVSVDGWVADSALSFVVGTPREEDLRIIDTTERALDAAIGAAVVGNRIGDISAAIAAVSRGEGYSINTDFGGHGVGRIMHGDPHVPNDGRAGRGFPLREGLVFALEPWLLETTDELVTDPDGWTLRSVDGSRGAHSEHTVAVTADGPIILTDRSFLGVR
- a CDS encoding class I SAM-dependent methyltransferase, with protein sequence MVDDALAKSFTLTGADYDRYRPGFPPAAAGVVMPHSVRTALDLGAGTGKFTELLGGWAERVVAVEPSEPMLEILRSKLPGVEAHLGSAERIPMESEVADVVTVAQAFHWFDEEAACAEIARVLTPGGTLGLIWNRFDPTCAWDRAAHRIAHPAVGDADVTTSTSTHELPGFYFVRHEQIHSTERIRRDAYLGRWSTVSTFLVADEAARAEMFAAIEAVLDSDPETRDHDEYDLPIVTDVFVYRRA
- a CDS encoding histidine phosphatase family protein — its product is MPEHLFLARHGQTRWNLEHRLQGQLDSPLTEDGIRQAQSVAERVADRGITTVCFSPLGRARHTAAIIADRIGADLIEVPELADLDHGEMAGLTWDEIDQRFPRAREDRAANRYGWAFPGGESYAQARGRARRALTSCGWASRGVPLLVSHEMLGRLLRAHLRGLDAHSALSLRHPQDVVFEIDRGTERML
- the trmD gene encoding tRNA (guanosine(37)-N1)-methyltransferase TrmD, with amino-acid sequence MRIDVLSIFPSYFDGLTLSLLGKAQSAGILDLRVRDLRDWTSDRHRTVDDTPYGGGAGMVMKPEPWGLALDELASSAPSDEGRRPTIIFPSPAGEVFTQATARDLSTRDHLIFGCGRYEGIDERVFEYAASLGEVRLVSLGDYVLNGGEVATMAMIEAIGRLIPGVVGNPESLVEESHEDGLLEYPSYTKPSVWRERAVPEVLLSGNHAVIASWRRDQQIERTRRRRPDLLPDDEN
- the rimM gene encoding ribosome maturation factor RimM (Essential for efficient processing of 16S rRNA); its protein translation is MTDVVSTDRNQGKNQLRVGRLVKAHGLKGALKLELYTDNPERRFTPGAEFTLQVPEASPWHGKTVVVREYRVMNGNPVVFFKDVDDREGAETLVRAILWIDQDNDEVEDNAWFDHQLTGLDVVRDGVVVGRVARVEHFPAQDLLIVRSGDQDIMVPFVEAIVPTVDVRAGRVIVTPPAGLFEELPDASEATEAGESSDSDATE